GACATCCTCAGCTGGAGCGCCATGGCGTCTGACGCCCGAGCCGATCTCTGAAGACGCCGGGGTCGGATGCGAGAGGGATGATCATGTCCCACCTGAACGGTTTTGTGCAAGAGGCCTCCGGTCAGGCCAAGTGCCACGGGGAGAGGGCGGTGGACTGTCCCGGGGAGGAACGTAGCCTCGTCAAATCGCCGCACAGCGGCGCCCACGTGGAGCGGATCCAGCATtaccaggaggagctgaggaagaagagggacgACGAGGGCAGAGGGAGGCGGGACATCGACCCCGACGCCTCGCTGAGGCTCAAGAAGCTGTCGCAGAACCCCAAAGTGGGCATCGACAACCCCCACCTtcgaggagaaggagacggacGCCAAAGAGGACCCCAAAGAGGACCCCCGGCGTCCGGTCGCTGGTGAGTGGAgaccaggaggggggggtgggaggtCTTTATTTCCACTGAGTACCGGgcgggaggaggaaagaagagcagagtggggggggctagggggggggctactgtgccccccccccccactcgctTTCTATTCCTGTTATTCTAACAAAGCACATCagtgcagaaaacaaaggatgAAGCCGAAGAGAGACCCAAAACCCAAAACCCTCAGAATGATGCCGGTGTTAATAGAAACCGCCGCCGCCGTTTAGCCGCGGCGCCTCTTCGTCCCGGCCTCGCtgactctgcctcttcctcttcctcttcctcagaacTGGAGGAGTTGCAGCAGGCTCTGAAGTGGGCCCGGCGCTGCCTGGCCGACGCCCAGAGCCAGCAGGATGTGGAGCTGATCGTGCAGCTCCTCGCCGACGAGGACTTCAGGAACGCCTACGGCCTCTACGCCGCCGTGTCCCAGCAGAGGACGAGAGTCGGTCCCACCTCGCCCCTCACGGTGCAGGCAGAGGATCTCTGCCAGGAGGTATCGATCCGGTGCTTTTCATGCCGCTTATGCAGCTGGATCTTAAATGTTGGTGGTTTTAATGTCGACCTTCATTTTTGGGCAATCCTAGCCAAGCCACGAAAGCCAAGTGTAACTCCAGCCGCCGCACAGAGAAGGCGTGAAGGCGCTCTGATTATTTTGGACCTACTTGGAGGCGGGGTCTTCTTTTAGCTGATGGCGTTCCGCGTGCGAGTTGGCCTCCTGGGCTGAGTTCACGCGAAGGACAGCGGGGCAGAACTCGCATGAATCTTTACGCCGATAAAGGAGGCCTGACATGCCGCGAGTTGacgcgtctgattggctgaacggGCGGCTAATCTCTGGCAGCACGCCGCAGGAAGGAGGCCCGGGATCTGGGCGGCCAGGAAAAGAAACTCCAGCGGCTTACAGCAGCGtgggccgtgggggggcggggggagtgCGTCACCTCGTTAGCGAGAGCTTTGATTAGGGCTGTGGCCGAACTGACACGGAGGCgcagaaaggaggggggggatgCTGACACATGACCCACATGATGGAGTCTCGTGAATCAGAACCCTTTTATCACACGTTAAACCGGGTCGTTGGGTCAGATTGAGGCCCGGCCGGCGTCCGACTTGTCATCTCTGGATAAATCTGTTCGATGTCCTCTGTGTTTGTCGTGGCTTTATTTCACCGCGGTtgtgctaaccctaaccctaacccggttCCAGGTGCAGAAGATCCTCCAGTCCAGCCAGCAGGAGACGGGTCTGGAGCTCCGGGCTCTGCTCACCGATCCTCATGTGCAGGTCAGCGGGGGCGGCTCGGACTTATCGGCTCGGACTTATCGGCTCCCTTTGACCTACAATGTTATTACGGGGCAACAAGCCGGCCAGGCCGACTTTCATTTAGTCATCtgggaggtcaaaggtcggattattagaggtgtgtgtgtgtgtgtgtgtgtgtccctccacTGAGCTGCATCCATGTCGCTAACACCTCACAGGGGAGGAAGCGAAAGGCGTTGGGTAATGATTCCGAAAGCGTAGCCTAGCCTCCGCCGCCGGGGGGGCTAATCTGGGCCCGTtcttcactggggggggggggggggggctgagcacTGGTCTTATTAAACGGAacgaagggggggggctctctgctGTGTCGTAAACACGATGTATGTGCTGCTCGACGCAGGCGCTGCTGCAGGCCCACGACGGCGTGGCGGTGCAGGAAGTGGCCGAGGAGAACCGGACCCAGTACCTCGGGGAGACGGTGAAACTCGTGCGGCTGGAGAAGGCTCGCGACAATCCGTTGGTGAGCGGCGGCCGCTTTTTACgggacgccggggggggggggggggcaacgcgGCGTTTCACCGCTAAACGCGCTGTGGGTGTGTCCTCAGGGCGCGACGGTGCGTAACGACGTGGACAGCGTGGTGGTGAGCCGCGTGGTGAAAGGCGGGGCGGCGGAGAGCAGCGGACTCCTGAGCGAAGGGGACGAGATCCTGGAGATCAACGGCGTCTCCATCCGCGGGAAGCACATCAACGAAGTCCACGACTTGCTGGTGAGGCGCCCGGCGGGGATCCGTCTTCTGATCCGTCTTCTGATCCGTCTTCTGATCCGTCTTCTGACCCGTCTTGTGATCCGGCGTCCGGCGTGGCGCCGGATGAGAACGAACGCTGCTAAAGCTGCATCTGTTCCAACAGCA
Above is a window of Brachionichthys hirsutus isolate HB-005 unplaced genomic scaffold, CSIRO-AGI_Bhir_v1 contig_368, whole genome shotgun sequence DNA encoding:
- the LOC137917389 gene encoding LOW QUALITY PROTEIN: protein PALS1-like (The sequence of the model RefSeq protein was modified relative to this genomic sequence to represent the inferred CDS: deleted 1 base in 1 codon) — encoded protein: MIMSHLNGFVQEASGQAKCHGERAVDCPGEERSLVKSPHSGAHVERIQHYQEELRKKRDDEGRGRRDIDPDASLRLKKLSQNPKVGIDNPTFEEKETDAKEDPKEDPRRPVAELEELQQALKWARRCLADAQSQQDVELIVQLLADEDFRNAYGLYAAVSQQRTRVGPTSPLTVQAEDLCQEVQKILQSSQQETGLELRALLTDPHVQALLQAHDGVAVQEVAEENRTQYLGETVKLVRLEKARDNPLGATVRNDVDSVVVSRVVKGGAAESSGLLSEGDEILEINGVSIRGKHINEVHDLLQRMHGTLTFLLIPSTQIKPPPHRQTVMHIRAYFDYDPSDDPFLPCRELGLSFQRG